One Kwoniella dejecticola CBS 10117 chromosome 11, complete sequence DNA segment encodes these proteins:
- a CDS encoding orotidine 5'-phosphate decarboxylase: MSPHPTTLIPYAERIKAHTNPTAIKILQIMDRKKTNLAVSVDVSTAAEALEVVRRVGASVCMVKTHVDIFEDFTPAFTEELVRLSKKLDFVIFEDRKFADIGNTVSLQYSSGVHKIASWSDLTNAHSVPGPGIIAGLSKIGQPLGRGLLLLAEMSSKGSLAVGGYTEETFKMAQEAGREFVIGFIAQNRVDKAELLKEKEGEREDYLIMSPGVGLAAKGDSLGQQYRTPRECVVDSGADVIIVGRGIYGVSGGEAAVRDEAERYRKAGWEAYEERLKLAKQ; encoded by the exons ATGTCCCCCCACCCAACGACGTTAATCCCCTATGCTGAGCGCATCAAGGCCCACACCAACCCGACAGCGATCAAGATCCTGCAGATCATGGATAGGAAGAAGACCAACTTGGCCGTCTCTGTAGATGTGTCTACGGCGGCTGAGGCTTTGGAGGTGGTCAGAAGGGTCGGAGCTAGTGTCTGTATGGTGAAA ACCCACGTAGATATCTTCGAAGACTTCACGCCTGCCTTCACGGAAGAACTGGTCAGACTCTCGAAGAAGTTAGACTTTGTCATTTTCGAAGATAGGAAGTttgctgatattg GAAACACCGTCTCCCTCCAATACTCTTCGGGGGTACACAAAATCGCCTCCTGGTCCGATCTCACCAACGCCCACTCCGTCCCTGGACCCGGAATCATCGCTGGTCTATCTAAGATCGGCCAACCCCTCGGACGGGGTCTGCTCCTCCTCGCTGAAATGTCTTCTAAAGGCTCCCTGGCTGTGGGCGGGTACACAGAAGAGACTTTCAAGATGGCGCAAGAAGCAGGGAGAGAGTTTGTCATTGGGTTTATAGCTCAAAACCGTGTGGATAAGGCGGAGTTattgaaagagaaagaaggggaaagagaagattATTTGATCATGTCCCCCGGAGTAGGGTTGGCGGCTAAAGGAGATTCATTAGGACAACAATACAGGACTCCGAGGGAGTGCGTGGTGGATAGTGGAGCGGATGTGATCATTGTTGGCCGAGGGATATATGGGGTCTCAGGAGGTGAGGCAGCGGTAAGGGATGAGGCGGAGAGGTACAGAAAGGCGGGTTGGGAAGCTTATGAAGAGCGATTGAAATTGGCAAAACAGTAA